The genomic segment gagtaagtgagtgagcaATAGTTAGTGAGGAAGAGGTAGTGAGGTAATGGTAGTGAGTGAGTAATATATTGTGTGTAggtgagagagagagagctcTGTTTGTCTTCGGAAAGAAGCTTtgatttgaagaaggcatcctCTCTTCCGTTCGCCTCATACAACGCAAACGcgtaaagaaggcattatctcctctgtgtgccttgTACCTGGCAAACGTGTTCGTTTAAAAAGTCAATATCTCCTCTGTGTACCTTGTACAGGGAAAAAGGataatttaaagaaagcattatctcctCTGATTGCTTTATACCAGGCAAGCgcataaagaaggcattatatcCTCTGTGTGCCAGGTGCCGAGTAAACGcgcacatttaaagaaggcattatctcctttgatcgccttataccggacaaacgcattcatttgaagaaggcatcatctcctctgttcgccttataccgggcaaacgtgttgatttgaagaaagcattatctcctCTGCAAACACGTCCTATTGAAAGAGACATTATCACCCCCTTACtatatttcgtagaatagtagtTTGTTGGTTAAATCTTCAATGCGTTTTGCCAAGTAACTCTaactcttttttattctttgcaaAGATTGTCGTTTTGGATTCATCTATATCTGTGATTGCGAAAAATGATACTGGAAAGCTACAGATAAGAAATGATTTAGGGATACtggcctttcggggtaatggatttcggggtagtgtcccattcggggtaatggtttTTGGGgaactgtcccattcggggtagtggccttagGGGTAAtagcattcggggtactggcattcagggtactggggtggagccAGATATGTCCTAACCGGATATTCTAAGCTCTCCAAGTAATTCTGGAATTCAGACGAATTGATCTACCAATATTATTGGGCTCGATATTAAGCCAATAGTAACCCGTACATGCCCTTAAAGGCCATGTTTATCATTTACAGTCCCGAGGACCCAAACAGGAAGGTTAAATTcatttaattattaatttatttcattaaaaaaaatattccagcgtcaatcatttttattgtgtaatttttaattaatttcgatttaaaattaagCGCATGTACTATTTTTGCGTTTATtatcatgctccaaatatgtgcataaaaagaagaaagaaaaatctcaaaatatttcTGGCTGTGTACAAAAGAATGTCCCTActtcaattacaatcaaatgAGTATCCTAACATCATTTTATTCTAcgaaattttcataaacccTTTTGTTTCATAACTGTCTTCGTATTAAGCTATTATACATCTGTAATGCATTACAAACGGGATTTccatttcccatgggaaaacaaTCAGCATTATTATCCAATCATTCATAACATACTGAACGACGTTTGACCTATCCAGTAGTCAGCCTTATTTACCAGTGACGTGATGCTGTGCTGTGACATCATGAACTGATCTCAGAAACTCCCAGCCAGCAGCCAGCTGATTCGTCATCAACGAACGCGTCCGAAGTTGGCAGGCGAACAAGTGCAACTGCACTTGCACTCGGGAAAAATAAACAGCAGATTTACTCTCACATCCAGTGCGGAAacttatttacccgacgttcaACTATGTACCATTGTGCACGTGGAGCTCATAGACGATCGCCAGCTAACACCATAGAGGTTCGCGTTTGAATCGTATCGACCGTCAGTCCACATGAACACGTGCAACAGGCCATACACTAATCGGAGGTGTTCGTCGTTTGTTGATACTGAAAATATTGGCTCGATCAAACGGTCAAGGTAATTAGGCTCCAAAAGTGGAAACACTGCATCCATAGAACCAACTGAACTATTGACAAAAAAGTTTAGAGTGATGTGATATCTTCCATTAAATTGGTTACACACGAAATATAGTAAAAGAATTAAATGTTGTACAAGTTGACCAGTTGGCATACCTACAATAGTTGATCTTATGTTTGCCATTAATTAGCAATAAGTGATGCACGTTGATCGTTCAGGTTGGTGCTCCAATGAAAAGCAATCACCGATCAATGGTTGAACTGTTCGCTACCGCGGCATTTGAATTGTGAACAAATGGACAGCATGCCCGCCGATGAGGAGTACGAACTGGTGACAAAGCCGCAGCTCAATTTTGTACCATCGACATTAAAGTTCCGTAATGTTTTCTACACGGTTGACGGTTGGTGTGATTCACTGGTTGATGATCAATTAATGCCTAATTGTAGAGTGTTTTATTGCAGGGAAGGAAATTCTCAGCGACGTATCGGGGAAATTCAAACATGGAAGACTGGTGGCTTTGATGGGACCATCCGGGGCGGGGAAGTCGTCGCTGTTGAATGTACTGGCTGGGATGAACCTTTATGGATTGAGTGGATCGATTGTAATTGGAGACGAACCCGTTGAAGAGAATGATCCTCGAAGTGTCTACGTGGAGCAGGATTGTCCTTTACTGAACTATTTGACGGTTCGAGGAACTATGACTTACGCCGTAGACATGAAGATGCCTCGACGCACAAACACCAAAGAGAAAAGAGTCAAGGTAAGAAACTCCGGGTAGTTGAAAGTCTAATTCGTTTATAGTCTTATCGATTTTAGATCAAAGAAATTTTACAACTACTAGGACTGGAGAACAGTTCATCAACGCTGGTAAAGAATTTGTCCGGTGGAGAACAAAAAAGGCTATCGGTTGCCGTGGAACTAATCACCAACCCAGCCGTAATGCTATTAGATGAACCAACAAGTGGGCTCGACAGTGTGGCTTCAACGCAAATCATATCCCATTTGAAGTCCTTGGCTATGGGAGGCCGTACGATTGTTTGCACTATTCATCAACCCGCATCCAGTTTGTTTCAATTGTTCGACGATGTATATCTGCTGGTCAAAGGACGATGCTTGTACTTCGGAACTATTGATGGTATGATCCCATCTCTGGAATCAGCAGGCTTCCATTGCCCAGAGTACTACAACCCAGCGGATTTTGCCATCGAGGTTCTTACATCAGAAGACCACGATTCAAAAGAAGCAATGATCGTACGCACGAATACGGAAATGAGGGAACTGTTCGAAGGGGGACCCTCGAGTCCCACTACAAATAGACCGGATGTGGCCGTTAGGCGTTACCAAGTTCCGTTTTGGTATCAGTTTTTAGTATTGCTCAAAAGATCAGCGATCTCCACGGCTAAGGATGAGGTATGACGTTCTCGTAAACATGCATATttataatttgattttttttttgttcaaaacaGTTTTTCTTGAAAGTACGAGTCGGACTGTACATAGCTTTAGGATTAGTGTTCGGCATAGTGCACTATGACATAGGAAACGACGCCAGTAAAATGATTGCCAATGCCAGCTGCTTCTTCCAGATTTTTGCAATCGTCTACTTCTGTAATGCCATGGCTGTGATAAACTGTAATAAGTTTTGAATTTCCTTCATGTACAATCATTTATCATAGCTCTTTCCACAGACACCGAGGAAGCAAACGTCACCATCAAGGAAATCGCCAACAACTGGTACTCTCGTGAGGCGTACTTCTTTTCCAAGCTACTGAACGATCTCCCGCTGCAAATCATTTGCCCACTCTTGATGctcccttccttctactacatATCCGGGCAACCCCTAGAGCTACATCGGTTCGCCATGGTTTGGTTGATGGTATTCTGCGGCGGAGTCATCGGGCAGTACATTGGCGTATTCGCGGGGATCTGCTTCAGCATGAAAACGCAAAATTTCGTCGTTGCCAATGCCTGCATAGTGCCGATCATATTCTCGGGATTCTTCATCAACTCCAAGGATTTGGTGCCATATCTGAAGCCGATGAGCGATGTGTCGTTTTTTCAGTATTTGTTCCACGGTGCAATGCAGGCGGTGTACGGATATGGGAGAGAGAATCTTAAATGCGCACAAATTTATTGCTACTATAAGAAACCCGCCAGTATTTTGGAGCAGTTCGATATTGATCCTTACGGATTTGGGAGGAACGTGGCCATTCTTGCAGGAATCATAAGTATTTTATTGGTGGCAATTTATATAGCTTTTGTAGTTAGATTAAGACGGTTCAAGTAATGAAGTAAACTTATTTTCTTACAAGATCACTTTAACtgttcttccgaaattccaatTGATATATTCCATTGATTTAACAGTCACAGTTTTTTATGTCTACCCAACGTATTAGTTCTACTTCAGCTGAAATAGATTCTTTTATATCGTCCAACCATTTTGTATTGTATTCAATCAATAACATAACCACAGCGGATAAGACGGTGCTCAATTCAATGtcctattctattctattttcaattttgatgattCATAAGCCGGCTGCCGCAAGTCTGGAAGGAGCCTCGGATTCCTGGCAAGAATCTCGGATTCATGGCGCGAGTCTTGGATTTCTGGCGAAATTCTCGAATTCCTGACAAAAATACTTATTCCTGACAGACATTTTGGGTTCCTGGTAGGGTTGTTGGATTCTTAGCATGAATCTCGGTTCACTGGCGAAAATCTTTTATACCGTGGTGGAAATCTCGGATACATGGCGGTATCCTGGGATTCCTGGCAGGAATCTTAGACTGACGGAAATCTCGGATATATCTAGGAATCTCGGTTTCCTGTCTGAAATCTTGGGCacctcggattcctgacgggaatctcggattcctgacggaaatctcggattcctgacggaatctcggattcctgacgggaatctgggattcctgacgggaatctggGATTCCTGACgagaatctcggattcctgacgaGAATCTCGCGGATTCCTGATGAGAATCTCGCGAATTTCTGATGGGAATCTcgcggattcctgacgggaatctcggattcctgacgggaatctcggattctCGACGGGAATCTCGGGAAATCtgggattcctgacgggaatctgggattcctgacgggaatctgggattcctgacgggaatctgggattcctgacgggaatctgggattcctgacgggaatctgggattcctgacgggaatctgggattcctgacgggaatctgggattcctgacgggaatctcggattcctgacgggaatctcggattcctgacgggaatctcggattcctgacgggaatctcggattcctgacggcaatctcggattctgacgggaatctcggattctgacggaatctcagttcctgacgggaatctcagattcctgacggaatctcggattcctgacgggaatctcggattcctgacgggaatctcggattctgacgggaatctcggattcctgacggaatctcggattcctgacgggaatctcggattctgacgggaatctcggattctgacgggaatctcggattctgacgggaatctcggattcctgacggaatctcggattcctgacgggaatctcggattcctgacgggaatctcggattcctgacgggagtACCGGAGTCCCGACGGCTAACCCCGATTCCCGTCGGCAgcctcggattcctgacgggaatctcggattcctgacgggaatctcggattcctgacgggaatcgcggattcctgacgggaatcgcggattcctgacgggaatcgcggattcctgacgggaatctcggattcctgacgggaatctcggattcctgacgggaatctcggattcctgacgggaatctcggattcctgacgggaatctcggattcctgacgggaatctcggaatcctgacgggaatctcggattcctgacgggaatctcggaatcctgacgggaatctcggattctgacgggaatctcggattctgacggaatctcggattcctgacggaatctcggattcctgacggaatctcggattcctgacaggaatctcggattcctgacggaatctcggattcctgacggaatctcggattcctgacgggaatctcggattcctgacgggaatctcggattcaGGACGGGGATCTCGGGTTGCGGACGGGTGACTGGGGTTCAGGCGGGGGATCTCGggttcctgacgggaatctcggattcctgacgggaatctcggattcctgacggaatctcggattctgacggaatcgcggattcctgacgggaatctcgcggattcctgacgggaatctcggattcctgacgggaatctcggattcctgacgggaatctcggattcctgacgggaatctcggattcctgacgggaatctcggattcctgacgggaatctcggattcctgacgggaatctcggattcctgacatgaatctcggattcctgacgggaatctcggattcctgacgggaatctcggattcctgacggaatctcggattctgacgggaatctcggattcgTGACGGAgatctcggattcctgacgggaatctcggattcctgacgggaatctcggattcctgacgggaatctcggattcctgacgggaatctcggattcctgacgggaatctcggattcctgacgggaatctcggattcctgacgggaatctcggattcctgacgggaatctcggattcctgacgggaatctcggattcctgacgggaatctcggattcctgacgggaatctcggattcctgacgggaatctgggattcctgacgggaatctcggattcctgacggaatctcggattcctgacgggaatctcggattctgacggaatctcgattcctgacggaatctcggattcctgacggaatctcggattctgacgggaatctcggattcctgacggaatctcggattctgacggaatctcggattctgacgggaatctcggattcctgacggaatctcggattcctgacggaatctcggattcctgacggaatctcggattcctgacgggaatctcggattcctgacggaatctcggattctgacggaatcttggattcctgacggaatcttggattcctgacgggaatcttgGATTCCTGACGGAGATCtgggattcctgacggaatctcggattcctgacgggaatctcagttcctgacgggaatctcggattcctgacgggaatctcggattcctgacggaatctcggattcctgacggaatctcggattccctgacggaatctcggattcctgacgggaatctcggattcctgacgggaatctcggattcctgacgggaatctcggattcctgacgggaatctcggattcctgacgggaatctcggattcctgacgggaatctcggattcctgacgggaatctcggattcctgacgggaatctcggattcctgacgggaatctcggatGACTCTTTTGGctcaatgaccctttcggccaaacaactcttttggcctaatgaccctttcggtcaaattaccctttcggccaaatgaccctttcgaccaaatgtcttattcagccaaatccaaacgaccctttcggccaaacgacgctttcggccaagtgacccattcggccaaataactttcggcctattggtcttttcggccaaatggtaatTCGACCAAttagctttcggccaaatggctttcggccaaatgacccttctccatctcggattcctgacgggaatctctgattcctgacgggaatctctgattcctgacgggaatctctgGCACTTCTGAGAGGAATTTCCGATTTCTGGCGGTATCCGGGTTCCTGGCGAGAATGTCCGTTTCCCGGGTTCGAATACTGATTCCTGACCTGAGACTCAGATTCCCTACGGGAGCTCCTTATTCCTGGcaggaatctcggattcctgaagGGATTCGGAATCTCAGGATTCAGTCGAAGTACGAAAagcgtgtctcacattttttgtgacctcacacacacacacatacgaaCATCATCTCAactcgttgagctgagtcgattagtaCATAACACCGTGGGTAtccgagccttctttcaaaagttcgGTTTAGATGTGATCCTATAGTTTTTACgtttacttagtatacgagaaagacaaaaaggcAAAGGGCACTGCGTGGCCAACAGTTAATATTAATAAGATTTGAGATTCAGCTCGTAAAATATAGTTTCAATAATTTTTATCGCATGAGTTTACTTTAAGAAAAATGAGCAGGACCACtacttttgcgcacatacaaaACATCAAACCCCATGAATGTTTAACTAGAATTATTTCAACTAAAAAGGACTAGAATTAGTCCGAAAATCATTCAGGAAGATGTATGTTAGATTACCTATCCTTCACATTTATTGGATTAGTAACGCAAAGTGTTCAGAAATTGACAAAAGATGTGAACGAAATGCTTTAGCCACGTGCGCCCCTATCGGTGGGTAGTGAAATTTAAACACATGTGCAAGTTCAAATTAGAAGTACATTCAAGTTCAAACCCTGATCATTTTCCGTACTATGACATTGTTGCAATTTTGACTACATTGTTCCGATTGGTTTCACATTAGTATTACgattaagtattattgagcgTCTTAAGGGTAATGTTACAGAGTTAAAAGACTTCACTATtctatttacttccactataagATTATAGGGCAAATAAATGGAAATGTAAAGGCATTTAACTCCATTGCTGGTAAGATAAACTTCATGATCAATTAATTTCAATCGAAGATAATGCACTAGCTCACAGGGCTGGGatggaaataattatttattgataAGGAGATTTCTTTGGTAATCAATGCATGGAGCATAATGTAATTTGGTAAATTCCCAACGCGAAAGATTGATTTCAACTGGATCCGAAACGATAATATCGCGTGCCTTTCGCGCAAGCTCATCTGAGGTCTGGTATCTTTTTGTGTATGACTTATTGAGCAGATGAAcctttcttcaattttctttcctTGCACACACGAACATTGCAATGGAATACTTTCGCAACACGCTCAGAATGTTCTACAAAACTGAATCATGTTTATCATGAATCAATTTAATCGATAGTAGAAATTTATACATTAAAATGTGATTTTATAAATCAATCCATAAATAAAATATCTGCTTACGTGATCACAGAAAAAAACTTAAGTTTTATTTCAGGGGTTGACTTCTTATTTAAACCGAACTTCCCCAGTATGACAAACAACATCTGAATttgcttttattttttaaatttttttgtcgGGAAAACTCATTATTGAAGTTGAAGGTCAAGTCAACATAAGTTAAACAGCGTACAAACACTTTTGTGTATGCAAAAAAAGTTTactgaaaaaaacaaaaatgatcaTCCAAATAAAACACATTATGGACCCAAtccattttgcatgaaaaaatCTTAGCGTGGATAACTTTCTTACCTGGTATACCCGCCCTGCACAGTAAACGCTGTTTGAGCTGAGCATATTCTCTTTGCTTCAAACTTCTCTTGGCTCGCATAGTTCAAGACTTCCATTCTACACAAATAAATTAAGCGTCCAAACCTCTTCGGTACTGGTGTTCTGAGGTTGGTTTTGATTTGCAGAGTTTgtattttgaataatatttcgatGCCACTGCGCTAATGTTTGGTTTACAGTTGAAGGCCAATGGGATGATCAGTttcattaaattgaaatttaaacgTGTTCAACTTATTTTCAGTTCAAATGAGTTGAACGCTTAGATGCAAATTCTCCCACAGAAACGCACTTTGTAGTAAATGCTGTGACATGGGTGCAAGAGCAGTTCTAGATTGCACATTTACACAACTAAACGCAGGTCACTTAAGCACGCTTGGAAATAGCTCTTTCAGTGCACTGCAGTGCAGTCAACACACGGCTTCAAATGGCAAATTCTCTCTAAACCTAGACCAACAGATGCCTACATAGATGTGAGAGAGCTTAGGATTCCCTCCTGCAGGTCCAGTGTTCGTGACCGGGTCCATCCTATCAAGTCTTGGATCGAACGCACATTTTCGAACTTCGAACGGCCAGTCAGTAGGGCCGTGTCTTGCAGCGACCGTAAATTGATTCAATTAATTCACTCTCGTTTACTCTCTTGCTCAGTGCAGACGTTCAGTTGCGCCTTCGCCTTTCCAGCCCGGGCTTAATTCGTGCAGTGCGCTTCAAGCCATTCGGTCCCGTTGCTGTGTTTCTGTTTCACTTGAAAAGTGATATTTCGGGGTGTTGTCGATGCGGAGGGTTTGTGGAGAAAGCTTGAGTGCGCGCTTGTTAACCAACCACCTGCATGAGTTTCAAGTGCTTTCCAGTCAAGTCCTTATCAGTGTTCAAATTTCGAGTGATTGCCATCGATGAGGATTGCGATTGCGCCTCGGATTGACGACGAATGACACATTTCGATAGTGCTTTGTAGTGGTGGGGAGGCGATGGACATTTATTCATGAGGCGGTTTGTGTGGTGATATCCTTTCTAAGTGAGttaattttgaaggaaataaGTGCGTAGTTGGGAGCTTGGATGATGGCCGATTGAGAGATAAGAAAAAAGATACTGAAGGAGTGTAACATTGGCTTAGTAATCGAGTATAAACAAAAAAACTAAGCCTTCACTTATAGTAGTAAAGTAGCTGACCATCCATCTATCCGATACTCTTATCACATTTGATTAGAGTAAACAATGCAGCTGCGCGGGCCTTCAGATAAGCAAGTCCGGTATCAATAATCGTAATGAGTGGCGgaacagaaaataaaaacaacattTCCTTGAAAGGCAATGTTTTTAGTAAACTAATCATGTAATCCTACCCTTATTCTCGTTCGCCGATTTTGGCTAGACAAATCTCGGATGAAGAGTTTTGACCTAGTTTAGGCAAACTAAGTACCATGCTGCTTAATAAGGAAAAACAAATCTGATTCTCAGTTTCGAAATTTGTTTCGATACCTATTTACCGTGATTTCGTAATCAAATTATGCAGGCCGGGACTGAAATATGCATCAAAATCGGGATAATTTTGTTACAGTAATATCCAGAATAATATCCCTGGTGAATTTTGCGGTGGTAAAATAGGGATTAGGACAAAAGTGgactttttatattttcaattattgaaaACATTTCACAAATATAATGCAATTTATGCCTTGGTAAGGCTAAATACGTTAAAAGTACTAAAAGAAGTTAAAAAGGCTTATAAAAGCTTTCATAAAAGATATTTCAATtgtaaaaatataaatgaattGGTAATAGATCCAATCAGCGGACGTTAGATTTTCTTACAATCTTCTTATcttctcttatatataaaaatgaaatggtctgtgttcgtatccgcataactcgaaaacgggtggatggatttttttcatttcttcagcagaaacattcgttatagtttccaacgggtttatatgatatttcctaatgcgaaaattacgagtaaagttgattaaatcgtaaaaaactaaaatttagatTCGTATCGAAATTTTGCATGTGCAGTTCTCAACGCGTATtgccgcctactatgcaggacaacgtctgccgggtcgactagttctgTATAAGATCCAACCAATCTGTACTAGGCATATGCAAAATTTGCTAGATATTCAATATTTGTATCAGAATGTAGTAATTGGCATATTACCTGTTATCATACagattttggtaggttcttacacagaaagaaaatctAACAAACGCTGGTCAGGTGTATGAACTTGTTTATACGGCGGTTTTCACTAAACAAGTGCCAAGACGCCAACGAGAAATCCGCGTGGATCAAATGCTCTGTATCAGAGGACCAGAGTGGAACAATAATCGATTTAACCTTGAGAAGCAATGCAATTATTAAACTAATCTTGTAAACTGTTTCATACCGGATTGCTTATTAACATGCAAAACACGTTTAACTACCGACGCGACGCGATGCTTCATTGGAAGAGGGTTAGCGAGCTGAACTGTAGATTATAAACATGACCTACGGGTGTCATAAATTGTGTTTCGAACAAttgtaataataaaaattacatgGAGATTGTATgcaaattatttcaaatatttttagttACTACAAGTATGTTCTcaaataattatattttattaaacTTTAACACAAACATATGGATGACGAGGGAAAAGCTACATTGAGAATCTTTACCTGCTAAGATTAATCAGtgactgtctaagacgagtctAGTACTTTCTATTTAGCTCcaccacgttttgttatctttccaGATAcgaatttcgacctcaactgtgagaccgtcttcagtatctcgtacttg from the Armigeres subalbatus isolate Guangzhou_Male unplaced genomic scaffold, GZ_Asu_2 Contig297, whole genome shotgun sequence genome contains:
- the LOC134203931 gene encoding ATP-binding cassette sub-family G member 4-like produces the protein MDSMPADEEYELVTKPQLNFVPSTLKFRNVFYTVDGKEILSDVSGKFKHGRLVALMGPSGAGKSSLLNVLAGMNLYGLSGSIVIGDEPVEENDPRSVYVEQDCPLLNYLTVRGTMTYAVDMKMPRRTNTKEKRVKIKEILQLLGLENSSSTLVKNLSGGEQKRLSVAVELITNPAVMLLDEPTSGLDSVASTQIISHLKSLAMGGRTIVCTIHQPASSLFQLFDDVYLLVKGRCLYFGTIDGMIPSLESAGFHCPEYYNPADFAIEVLTSEDHDSKEAMIVRTNTEMRELFEGGPSSPTTNRPDVAVRRYQVPFWYQFLVLLKRSAISTAKDEFFLKVRVGLYIALGLVFGIVHYDIGNDASKMIANASCFFQIFAIVYFCNAMAVINYTEEANVTIKEIANNWYSREAYFFSKLLNDLPLQIICPLLMLPSFYYISGQPLELHRFAMVWLMVFCGGVIGQYIGVFAGICFSMKTQNFVVANACIVPIIFSGFFINSKDLVPYLKPMSDVSFFQYLFHGAMQAVYGYGRENLKCAQIYCYYKKPASILEQFDIDPYGFGRNVAILAGIISILLVAIYIAFVVRLRRFK